One Serinicoccus chungangensis genomic window carries:
- a CDS encoding PRC-barrel domain-containing protein yields MVTYEQLGEMYDAEVVDQDGHKVGGLDQVYLDNGTGEPAWVSVRTGWFGGRKIFCPVSNAVIRDGHIEVPYPVEMIKDAPDFPCDGHLTEDEEEQLYDYYAIDEGPAPSG; encoded by the coding sequence GTGGTCACCTACGAGCAGCTGGGTGAGATGTATGACGCGGAGGTCGTCGACCAGGACGGCCACAAGGTGGGAGGACTCGACCAGGTCTACCTGGACAACGGGACCGGTGAACCGGCCTGGGTGTCGGTGCGGACCGGGTGGTTCGGCGGGCGCAAGATCTTCTGCCCGGTGTCGAACGCGGTCATCCGGGACGGGCACATCGAGGTGCCCTACCCCGTCGAGATGATCAAGGACGCCCCGGACTTCCCGTGCGACGGTCACCTGACCGAGGACGAGGAGGAGCAGCTCTACGACTACTACGCGATCGACGAGGGCCCGGCCCCGTCGGGGTGA
- a CDS encoding DNA internalization-related competence protein ComEC/Rec2 → MVVASGALAMALALLLHARPRRDTAVGGPDAAVGGSDGGRDSRTLWPAPGDHRSGGRGGPVLLVLALAAAAVGLVCGATALHLAVARAGPVAAWAQERAVTSVELVVTTEPRMIARGDERQPLVILEARVERASARGETSRPRTPVLVIATAGEGWDEVAWRSRVDAVGRWSPAEPGDRAVAVLVPRGPPTTLDRPTVLLRGVDHVRDRFRRAVDPLPADARGLVPGLVIGDTSLTPPDLTQAMRDTGMTHLSAVSGSNVAIVAGGVVLLATRLGLPRRWRLPVVLVALLGFILLCRPEPSVLRAGVMGAVGLMALTGGRRRASLPTLAAAVIGLLCLDPWLARSYGFALSTLATLGLVLWARPWGLAMAARLPRWAGLPARAAAVPLAAQVICAPVIVLLQGTVTTVAVLANLLAAPLVPPTTILGVVAALLAPVSVGLATAVAWLAAVPAWVIGRIARVCSRLPGGTLEWWDGAPGAWALAALTLALLVTWRWWSHQVVRRPWVAGAAACALLGWTLPLPGPAGWPPSGWVVVGCDVGQGDAFVVPTGAGRAVVVDTGPDPHAAGACLRSLGVHRVDLLVLTHFHSDHVGGLVGVLGAAEVSEVLVTPVQEPADSAASVTGEVSAAGIPLRQARPGDRWTWGDTAVTVLWPPPRPPAGGSAANNASIVLDVEVSGARALLTGDLEPESARLVARLTAGRDYDVLKVAHHGSAAQDERLVREARPEIALIGVGADNDFGHPAPRALSLLSEVGAVVLRTDLHGDVAVVRDPRGRLVPHAREGG, encoded by the coding sequence GTGGTGGTCGCGAGCGGCGCGCTGGCGATGGCGCTGGCCCTGCTGCTGCACGCCCGTCCCCGACGTGACACCGCCGTCGGTGGGCCGGACGCCGCCGTCGGTGGGTCGGACGGTGGTCGCGACAGCCGCACCCTGTGGCCCGCTCCGGGGGACCACCGGTCCGGGGGGCGGGGTGGCCCGGTGCTGCTGGTCCTCGCGCTCGCGGCGGCGGCCGTGGGCCTGGTGTGCGGCGCCACCGCCCTGCACCTGGCCGTGGCCCGTGCCGGACCCGTCGCCGCCTGGGCGCAGGAGCGGGCCGTGACCAGCGTCGAGCTGGTGGTGACCACCGAGCCCCGCATGATCGCGCGCGGCGACGAGCGGCAGCCTCTCGTCATCCTCGAGGCCCGTGTCGAGCGCGCGTCGGCCCGCGGCGAGACGTCCCGCCCGCGTACCCCGGTCCTGGTCATCGCCACGGCCGGCGAGGGCTGGGACGAGGTGGCCTGGCGCAGCCGCGTGGACGCGGTCGGCCGGTGGTCGCCGGCAGAGCCGGGCGACCGGGCCGTGGCGGTCCTCGTGCCGCGGGGACCCCCCACGACCCTCGACCGGCCGACGGTCCTGCTGCGGGGCGTGGACCACGTCCGGGACCGATTCCGCCGGGCGGTGGACCCGCTGCCGGCGGACGCCCGGGGTCTCGTGCCCGGGTTGGTGATCGGGGACACCTCGCTCACGCCGCCGGACCTCACCCAGGCCATGCGCGACACGGGGATGACCCACCTGTCGGCGGTCAGCGGCAGCAACGTGGCGATCGTGGCGGGCGGGGTCGTGCTGCTCGCCACGCGGCTGGGCCTGCCACGCCGCTGGCGGCTGCCGGTGGTGCTCGTCGCGCTCCTCGGGTTCATCCTGCTCTGCCGTCCCGAGCCCTCGGTCCTCCGGGCGGGGGTCATGGGTGCGGTCGGGCTGATGGCGCTGACCGGTGGCCGGCGCCGGGCGAGCCTCCCGACCCTGGCTGCGGCCGTCATCGGGCTGCTGTGCCTGGACCCGTGGCTGGCCCGCTCCTACGGCTTCGCCCTGTCCACGCTCGCCACGCTCGGCCTCGTCCTGTGGGCGCGGCCGTGGGGGCTCGCCATGGCGGCCAGGCTGCCGCGCTGGGCCGGGCTGCCGGCACGTGCTGCCGCCGTGCCCCTCGCGGCACAGGTCATCTGCGCCCCGGTCATCGTGCTGCTGCAGGGGACGGTCACCACGGTGGCCGTGCTGGCGAACCTCCTGGCCGCACCCCTGGTCCCGCCGACCACGATCCTCGGCGTCGTGGCGGCACTGCTGGCTCCCGTGTCCGTGGGCCTGGCGACCGCGGTGGCCTGGCTGGCGGCGGTGCCCGCCTGGGTCATCGGCAGGATCGCGCGAGTGTGCTCCCGGCTGCCCGGCGGCACCCTGGAGTGGTGGGACGGTGCGCCGGGAGCCTGGGCGCTGGCCGCGCTCACCCTGGCCCTCCTGGTCACCTGGCGCTGGTGGTCGCACCAGGTGGTCCGTCGTCCCTGGGTGGCCGGGGCCGCGGCCTGCGCCCTGCTGGGATGGACCCTGCCGCTGCCGGGGCCGGCCGGCTGGCCACCGTCCGGCTGGGTGGTGGTGGGCTGCGACGTCGGGCAGGGGGACGCCTTCGTCGTGCCCACCGGTGCAGGACGTGCCGTCGTCGTCGACACCGGGCCCGATCCGCACGCGGCGGGCGCCTGCCTCAGGTCCCTGGGCGTGCACCGCGTGGACCTCCTCGTGCTGACGCACTTCCACAGCGACCACGTCGGCGGCCTCGTGGGGGTGCTCGGGGCGGCCGAGGTGAGCGAGGTGCTGGTCACCCCGGTGCAGGAGCCCGCCGACTCGGCCGCGTCCGTGACCGGGGAGGTGAGCGCGGCCGGCATACCTCTGCGGCAGGCACGGCCCGGTGACCGGTGGACGTGGGGCGACACCGCCGTCACCGTGCTCTGGCCACCTCCACGGCCGCCCGCGGGAGGGTCGGCGGCCAACAACGCCAGCATCGTCCTCGACGTCGAGGTCTCCGGGGCGCGGGCGCTCCTGACCGGTGACCTGGAGCCGGAGAGTGCGCGGCTGGTCGCTCGGCTCACGGCAGGTCGGGACTACGACGTGCTCAAGGTGGCCCACCACGGCTCGGCGGCGCAGGACGAGAGGCTCGTGCGCGAGGCGCGTCCGGAGATCGCGCTCATCGGCGTCGGGGCGGACAACGACTTCGGGCACCCCGCCCCGAGGGCGCTGAGCCTGCTCTCCGAGGTCGGGGCCGTCGTGCTGAGGACGGACCTGCACGGCGACGTCGCCGTCGTCCGCGACCCCCGGGGGAGGCTCGTCCCGCACGCCCGGGAGGGAGGTTGA
- a CDS encoding patatin-like phospholipase family protein yields the protein MPAAHHHIPPPPPPGDPTLAQLEAARATAHHGPSALRPRHGSALCLSGGGFRASLFHLGAVRRLDELGVLGSLRTISAVSGGAVLANLLLHPDLEWPDPLRGPGRVGGLEELVAAPLLDLTRRNLRTPALLSRVRPGGWGRPDASVGVLADGLERAVPWWGTDLREHARRQGPVVLTGATEIGYGVSWVFADPHSTGPRGRMGDHRLGHCAPPPGLRIVDAVAASCAYPPFFAPLELDGDELGLVGGAPDPDEPEHVRAAIRRRIQLVDGGVYDNLALEPVWSDHDTVLVSDGGAVFRGRPPGSLLSRLWRLLAIASSGGQTARLRWLHAGFARGTLAGATWSLESPGDLARLPGRGRGTRMPHPRTPEALGAIHQVRTDLDAFSAGEQMVLERHGYLVADASVRRHSPGSVLLDAPPRPPHPQVAAPSEVVSALRGSGRVTALGRR from the coding sequence GTGCCTGCCGCGCACCACCACATCCCCCCGCCGCCCCCACCCGGTGACCCGACCCTGGCCCAGCTGGAGGCCGCCCGGGCCACCGCGCACCACGGCCCCTCCGCCCTCCGCCCTCGGCACGGCAGCGCGCTGTGCCTCTCCGGAGGAGGCTTCCGGGCGTCTCTGTTCCACCTCGGCGCCGTCCGCCGCCTCGACGAGCTCGGCGTCCTGGGGTCGTTGCGGACCATCAGCGCGGTGTCCGGAGGGGCCGTGCTCGCGAACCTGCTCCTGCACCCCGACCTGGAGTGGCCCGACCCGCTCCGAGGACCGGGTCGCGTGGGAGGCCTGGAGGAGCTGGTCGCCGCCCCGCTGCTCGACCTCACCCGGCGCAACCTGCGCACCCCGGCGCTGCTGTCCCGGGTGCGCCCCGGTGGCTGGGGTCGTCCCGACGCGAGCGTCGGGGTGCTCGCCGACGGGCTGGAGCGAGCCGTCCCCTGGTGGGGCACGGACCTGCGCGAGCACGCGCGTCGGCAGGGTCCGGTCGTGCTCACCGGCGCGACCGAGATCGGCTACGGCGTCTCCTGGGTCTTCGCCGACCCCCACTCGACCGGGCCCCGCGGCCGCATGGGTGACCACCGGCTCGGCCACTGCGCCCCACCACCGGGGCTGCGCATCGTCGACGCGGTGGCCGCCTCCTGCGCCTACCCGCCCTTCTTCGCGCCGCTGGAGCTCGACGGGGACGAGCTGGGCCTCGTGGGCGGCGCGCCGGACCCGGACGAGCCCGAGCACGTGCGGGCGGCCATCCGCCGACGCATCCAGCTGGTCGACGGCGGGGTCTACGACAACCTCGCCCTCGAGCCGGTCTGGTCCGACCACGACACCGTCCTGGTGAGCGACGGGGGCGCGGTCTTCCGGGGCCGGCCGCCCGGTTCGCTGCTCTCCCGCCTGTGGCGCCTGCTGGCCATCGCCTCCAGCGGTGGGCAGACCGCGCGGCTGCGGTGGCTGCACGCCGGCTTCGCGCGCGGCACATTGGCGGGAGCCACCTGGTCCCTGGAGTCACCCGGCGACCTCGCGAGGCTGCCCGGGCGGGGCCGCGGGACGCGGATGCCGCACCCGCGCACGCCGGAGGCGCTCGGCGCGATCCATCAGGTGCGGACCGACCTCGACGCCTTCAGCGCAGGGGAGCAGATGGTGCTCGAACGGCACGGCTACCTCGTCGCGGACGCCTCCGTGCGGCGGCACAGCCCGGGCTCGGTGCTGCTGGACGCCCCGCCACGCCCTCCGCACCCGCAGGTCGCCGCGCCCTCGGAGGTGGTGAGCGCGCTCCGGGGGTCGGGGCGGGTCACGGCCCTCGGCCGCCGGTAG
- the leuS gene encoding leucine--tRNA ligase, with amino-acid sequence MSERTPQHRYTAELAGRIERRWQDRWEQDDTFASANPAGPWATPEDPRLADGREHRVVMDMFPYPSGAGMHVGHPLGYVATDVHARFLRTTGANVLYAMGFDAFGLPAEHYAVQTGQHPRVTTEEAMSTYRRQMRMIGLSHEPRRTFATIDPDYVRWTQWIFQRIHDAWYDPEADPRPGSGQASPGRARPIAELVEQFADGRRELPGGRPWGELSAAEQARVLDGYRLAYVSAAPVNWCPGLGTVLANEEVTADGRSERGDLPVFKRNLSQWMMRITAYADRLTDDLDRLDWPERVRLMQRNWIGRSTGAQVAFPVPTTAGGEASLEVFTTRPDTLFGATFMVVAPEHPLVGQIVPDAWPAGTQDAWTGGAPTPGEAVTAYQRQASTKSDVERQTEGKAKSGVFSGAWATNPVTGSPVPVFVADYVLMGYGTGAIMAVPGQDERDWDFARAFDLPVVRTVQPTPDHPEDQAFTGEGPAINSANDEISLDGLGVAQAKERIIAWLEATGRGRATVTYRLRDWLFSRQRYWGEPFPVVWDEDGVAHAVPDDHLPVTLPDVPDYAPRTFEADDADSEPEAPLARAADWVHTTMDLGDGRGPVPVRRETNTMPNWAGSCWYYLRYLDPENAAAPVDPEVEGYWIGPREHTVAGAPEGAVDPGGVDLYVGGVEHAVLHLLYARFWHKVLFDLGHVSSEEPFRRLINQGMIEAYVYRDARGFPVPAAEVEEHTSSDGGPSTFTWQGQPVTQEYGKMGKSLKNVVTPDEMVEQFGADTFRVYEMSMGPLEQYRPWETRAVVGSQRFLQRLWRNVVDEDTGEVTVTDEALIPDLAKALHRTIDAVGSDYAALRTNTAIARMIELNNLLTKLDTVPRAAVEPLVQMVAPVAPHVAAELWERLGHEDLTYAPFPQADPALLVEDSVTAVVQVKGKVRDRLDVAADISAADLEALALGSEKVQRFLDGAPVRKVVVRAPSLVNIVV; translated from the coding sequence ATGAGCGAGCGCACCCCCCAGCACCGCTACACCGCCGAGCTGGCCGGCCGCATCGAACGCCGCTGGCAGGACCGGTGGGAGCAGGACGACACCTTCGCCTCGGCCAACCCGGCCGGGCCCTGGGCGACACCGGAGGACCCTCGGCTCGCCGACGGGCGCGAGCACCGGGTGGTCATGGACATGTTCCCCTACCCCTCGGGGGCGGGGATGCACGTCGGGCACCCGCTGGGCTACGTGGCGACCGACGTCCACGCCCGCTTCCTGCGCACGACCGGCGCCAACGTGCTCTACGCCATGGGCTTCGACGCCTTCGGTCTCCCCGCCGAGCACTATGCCGTGCAGACGGGCCAGCACCCCCGGGTGACGACCGAGGAGGCGATGTCGACCTACCGACGGCAGATGCGGATGATCGGGCTCTCGCACGAGCCGCGGCGCACCTTCGCCACCATCGACCCGGACTACGTGCGCTGGACGCAGTGGATCTTCCAGCGCATCCACGACGCGTGGTACGACCCGGAGGCGGACCCCCGGCCGGGGTCGGGACAGGCCTCCCCGGGCCGCGCCCGGCCGATCGCCGAGCTCGTCGAGCAGTTCGCCGACGGGCGGCGCGAGCTCCCGGGCGGCCGTCCGTGGGGGGAGCTGTCGGCGGCGGAGCAGGCCCGGGTGCTGGACGGCTACCGGCTGGCCTACGTCTCGGCGGCACCGGTCAACTGGTGCCCCGGTCTGGGCACCGTGCTGGCCAACGAGGAGGTCACCGCGGACGGCCGGTCCGAGCGCGGCGACCTGCCGGTCTTCAAGCGCAACCTCTCGCAGTGGATGATGCGGATCACCGCGTATGCGGACCGCCTCACCGACGACCTGGACCGGCTGGACTGGCCGGAGCGGGTGCGGCTCATGCAGCGCAACTGGATCGGTCGCTCGACCGGCGCGCAGGTCGCCTTCCCGGTCCCGACCACCGCTGGTGGGGAGGCGTCGCTGGAGGTCTTCACCACCCGGCCCGACACGCTCTTCGGCGCGACCTTCATGGTGGTGGCCCCCGAACACCCGCTGGTCGGCCAGATCGTCCCCGACGCGTGGCCCGCCGGCACCCAGGACGCGTGGACCGGCGGCGCGCCCACCCCGGGCGAGGCGGTCACGGCATACCAGCGGCAGGCCTCGACCAAGAGCGACGTCGAGCGGCAGACCGAGGGCAAGGCGAAGTCCGGCGTGTTCAGCGGCGCCTGGGCGACCAACCCCGTCACCGGGTCGCCGGTGCCGGTCTTCGTCGCCGACTACGTGCTCATGGGCTACGGGACCGGCGCCATCATGGCGGTGCCCGGGCAGGACGAGCGCGACTGGGACTTCGCTCGGGCCTTCGACCTGCCGGTCGTGCGCACGGTGCAGCCGACGCCGGACCACCCGGAGGACCAGGCCTTCACCGGCGAGGGCCCGGCGATCAACTCGGCCAACGACGAGATCAGCCTGGACGGGCTGGGGGTCGCGCAGGCCAAGGAGCGCATCATCGCCTGGCTGGAGGCGACCGGCCGCGGTCGCGCCACGGTGACCTACCGGCTGCGGGACTGGCTCTTCAGCCGTCAGCGCTACTGGGGCGAGCCGTTCCCGGTGGTCTGGGACGAGGACGGCGTCGCGCACGCCGTGCCCGACGACCACCTGCCGGTGACGCTGCCGGACGTCCCCGACTACGCGCCGCGCACCTTCGAGGCGGACGACGCCGACTCCGAGCCGGAGGCGCCGCTGGCGCGCGCGGCCGACTGGGTGCATACGACCATGGACCTCGGCGACGGGCGGGGGCCGGTGCCGGTGCGCCGGGAGACCAACACCATGCCGAACTGGGCCGGCTCGTGCTGGTACTACCTGCGCTACCTGGACCCGGAGAACGCCGCCGCCCCGGTCGACCCGGAGGTGGAGGGCTACTGGATCGGTCCCCGCGAGCACACCGTGGCCGGTGCCCCCGAGGGCGCCGTCGACCCGGGCGGCGTCGACCTCTACGTCGGCGGGGTGGAGCACGCGGTGCTGCACCTGCTGTACGCCCGCTTCTGGCACAAGGTGCTCTTCGACCTGGGTCACGTGAGCAGCGAGGAGCCGTTCCGCCGGCTCATCAACCAGGGCATGATCGAGGCCTACGTCTACCGCGACGCCCGCGGCTTCCCCGTGCCGGCGGCCGAGGTGGAGGAGCACACGTCCTCCGACGGCGGGCCCTCGACGTTCACCTGGCAGGGCCAGCCGGTCACCCAGGAGTACGGCAAGATGGGCAAGTCGCTCAAGAACGTCGTCACCCCCGACGAGATGGTCGAGCAGTTCGGGGCCGACACCTTCCGGGTCTACGAGATGAGCATGGGGCCGCTGGAGCAGTACCGCCCCTGGGAGACCCGCGCGGTCGTCGGCAGCCAGCGCTTCCTCCAGCGCCTGTGGCGCAACGTGGTCGACGAGGACACCGGTGAGGTGACGGTGACCGACGAGGCGCTGATCCCCGACCTGGCCAAGGCGCTGCACCGGACCATCGACGCGGTGGGCTCGGACTACGCGGCCCTGCGCACCAACACGGCGATCGCCCGGATGATCGAGCTCAACAACCTGCTGACCAAGCTGGACACCGTGCCGCGGGCGGCGGTGGAGCCGCTGGTGCAGATGGTGGCCCCGGTCGCCCCGCACGTCGCGGCCGAGCTGTGGGAGCGGCTCGGGCACGAGGACCTGACGTACGCGCCGTTCCCGCAGGCCGACCCGGCCCTGCTGGTGGAGGACTCGGTGACCGCGGTGGTGCAGGTCAAGGGCAAGGTGAGGGACCGGCTCGACGTCGCGGCCGACATCTCCGCGGCAGACCTCGAGGCGTTGGCGCTGGGCAGCGAGAAGGTGCAGCGCTTCCTCGACGGCGCACCCGTCCGCAAGGTCGTCGTGCGGGCTCCGAGCCTGGTCAACATCGTCGTCTGA
- a CDS encoding NAD-dependent protein deacetylase: MSVVGPLDLAHTMPPPAPVDPLALRELRELLADGDVVVLTGAGMSTASGIPDYRGPDGTRRVQPMQHGEFVRSAEGRQRYWARAFAGWGRFAAAQPNAAHRAVADLERLGLLRHVITQNVDGLHQRAGSRRVLELHGTLAAVTCLDCGEQTSRAMVQEWLSDANPDLLTSMEAPSQVRPDGDVALPEALVSAFRTPRCLVCGGDRLKPDVVFFGGSVDKDVVQRAFDLVDGASALLVLGSSLQVMSGYRFVRRAARDGIPVAVVTRGSTRGDAETTLRLDALVGDVLPGLVADLGG, from the coding sequence GTGAGCGTCGTCGGGCCGCTCGACCTGGCCCACACCATGCCGCCCCCCGCGCCGGTCGACCCGCTGGCGCTGCGGGAGCTGCGGGAGCTGCTCGCGGACGGGGACGTCGTCGTCCTCACCGGAGCCGGGATGTCGACGGCCAGCGGCATCCCGGACTACCGCGGGCCCGACGGGACGCGACGGGTGCAGCCGATGCAGCACGGCGAGTTCGTCCGGTCCGCCGAGGGCCGGCAGCGGTACTGGGCGCGCGCCTTCGCGGGGTGGGGCAGGTTCGCGGCGGCGCAGCCGAACGCCGCGCACCGCGCGGTCGCCGACCTGGAGCGCCTGGGGCTGCTGCGGCACGTCATCACGCAGAACGTCGACGGCCTGCACCAGCGGGCCGGCAGCCGACGGGTGCTGGAGCTGCACGGCACCCTGGCGGCGGTCACCTGTCTCGACTGCGGCGAGCAGACCTCCCGGGCGATGGTGCAGGAGTGGCTCTCCGACGCCAACCCCGACCTGCTCACCAGCATGGAGGCGCCCTCCCAGGTCCGCCCCGACGGTGACGTCGCCCTCCCGGAGGCCCTCGTCTCCGCCTTCCGCACGCCGCGCTGCCTCGTGTGCGGTGGCGACCGGCTGAAGCCGGACGTGGTCTTCTTCGGTGGCTCCGTCGACAAGGACGTCGTGCAGCGTGCCTTCGACCTGGTCGACGGCGCGAGCGCGCTGCTGGTCCTCGGCTCGTCGCTGCAGGTGATGAGCGGCTACCGGTTCGTGCGTCGGGCGGCGCGCGACGGCATACCGGTCGCGGTCGTGACGCGGGGCTCCACCCGGGGCGACGCGGAGACCACTCTGCGGCTGGACGCTCTCGTGGGGGACGTGCTGCCCGGGCTCGTCGCCGACCTCGGTGGCTAG
- a CDS encoding LysR family transcriptional regulator, producing MFDAAGLRVMRAIAEEGSFTAAAASLGYTQPAVSQMVRRLEQRAGTALVERIGRSVRLTEAGRLLARRAAEILDRIDEAEAEVVAIAGLKAGRVRLMAFPSSSATLVPRALARLRTSHPAVTVQFSEAEPPESLAAVRAGAVDLAVAFAYEGTDAGRGEDDLTGLVVMDVLDDPVMLVLPRDHELADQDEVDLGDLSAERWIAGCPRCRGHLLTLADGAGFSPDVTFETEDYVAVLGLVAAGLGVALVPQLILSTVSHPDVVVRPVSPPSRRTVQVVTTPDLQRVPAVAATLVALCRSAEELGGSPCAHVTSAS from the coding sequence ATGTTCGACGCCGCAGGGCTGCGCGTGATGCGCGCCATCGCCGAGGAGGGCTCCTTCACCGCGGCCGCGGCATCCCTCGGCTACACCCAGCCGGCGGTGTCGCAGATGGTCCGCCGGCTCGAGCAGCGGGCGGGCACGGCCCTCGTGGAGCGCATCGGGCGCAGCGTGCGGCTCACCGAGGCCGGCCGTCTGCTGGCCCGCCGGGCCGCCGAGATCCTGGACCGCATCGACGAGGCGGAGGCCGAGGTCGTGGCCATCGCCGGCCTCAAGGCCGGGCGCGTCCGGCTCATGGCCTTCCCCTCCTCGTCCGCGACCCTCGTGCCGCGGGCGCTGGCCCGGCTGCGCACCAGCCACCCCGCGGTCACGGTGCAGTTCAGCGAGGCCGAGCCACCTGAGTCCCTCGCCGCGGTGCGGGCCGGGGCGGTGGACCTGGCGGTGGCCTTCGCCTACGAGGGCACGGACGCCGGCCGCGGGGAGGACGACCTGACCGGGCTGGTGGTCATGGACGTCCTCGACGACCCGGTCATGCTGGTCCTCCCCCGTGACCACGAGCTCGCCGACCAGGACGAGGTGGACCTCGGCGACCTGTCCGCCGAGCGCTGGATCGCCGGGTGCCCACGGTGCCGCGGCCACCTGCTCACCCTGGCCGACGGCGCCGGGTTCAGCCCGGACGTGACGTTCGAGACCGAGGACTACGTCGCGGTCCTGGGCCTGGTGGCGGCCGGGCTCGGCGTCGCGCTGGTCCCCCAGCTCATCCTCAGCACCGTCTCGCACCCCGACGTGGTCGTCCGGCCGGTGTCACCGCCGTCGCGTCGCACCGTCCAGGTCGTGACGACCCCGGACCTGCAGCGCGTGCCGGCGGTCGCGGCCACGCTCGTCGCCCTGTGCCGCAGCGCCGAGGAGCTGGGCGGGTCCCCCTGCGCGCACGTGACCTCGGCCTCCTGA
- a CDS encoding DegV family protein gives MDVALVTDSASCLPPGGGPALSVVPLHVVVAGRHGDTREVGHAEVVEALRPATHRVNVSTSRVSPGEFVEAYRELVARTGCRAVVSVHLSGGVSGTVEAARLAAAEVADEVDVRVLDSRTVGMTLGWAAQDAAALAAEGGSVEEVEAMVHRRLAGASAWFYVDTLEHLRRGGRLGRSQAVLGSALAIKPLLTVADGEVVLAERVRTRGKALARLETLVADAVGQLRADGGRPRLAVHELDAQEAAAGLAGRLRERLDVDPLVLPLDPSLGVHTGPGTLGVVVADAG, from the coding sequence ATGGACGTCGCCCTCGTCACCGACAGCGCCAGCTGCCTGCCCCCCGGCGGCGGTCCGGCGCTGTCGGTCGTCCCCCTGCACGTCGTGGTCGCCGGGCGGCACGGTGACACGCGCGAGGTCGGGCACGCGGAGGTGGTCGAGGCCCTGCGCCCGGCCACGCACCGGGTCAACGTCTCCACCAGCCGGGTGTCCCCCGGGGAGTTCGTCGAGGCGTACCGCGAGCTGGTGGCCCGCACCGGCTGCCGGGCGGTGGTGTCCGTGCACCTGTCGGGCGGCGTCAGCGGGACGGTCGAGGCCGCCCGGCTCGCCGCCGCGGAGGTCGCCGACGAGGTCGACGTGCGGGTCCTCGACTCCCGCACGGTCGGTATGACGTTGGGCTGGGCCGCCCAGGACGCCGCGGCGCTGGCGGCCGAGGGCGGGAGCGTCGAGGAGGTCGAGGCCATGGTGCACCGGCGGCTGGCCGGGGCGAGCGCGTGGTTCTACGTGGACACCCTGGAGCACCTGCGCCGAGGAGGCCGGCTCGGCCGTTCTCAGGCCGTGCTCGGGTCGGCGCTGGCCATCAAGCCGCTGCTGACCGTGGCCGACGGGGAGGTGGTACTCGCGGAGCGGGTGCGGACCCGCGGCAAGGCACTGGCCCGGCTGGAGACGCTGGTGGCCGACGCGGTCGGGCAGCTGCGCGCCGACGGGGGCCGGCCGCGGCTGGCCGTGCACGAGCTGGACGCGCAGGAGGCCGCGGCCGGTCTGGCGGGCCGGCTGCGGGAGCGGCTGGACGTCGACCCGCTCGTGCTGCCCCTGGACCCCAGCCTGGGCGTGCACACCGGGCCGGGCACCCTCGGGGTCGTGGTGGCCGACGCCGGCTGA
- a CDS encoding ComEA family DNA-binding protein, protein MDSGDMEALHQGRHRRRRASVEGDDRRDDGGLGDGEQVGSGGHWEDEQVASDGGPGSGGLAGEGGHVEEVRLVPVPGAGRGASIGVGARSVGGLLLVAVVVLAVLGGRWWWVAQQATALPDASAQEQGEPVVSGFVEGGGPSATTGADADGDAVLQTGGGERGVVAPGAGGPGAGAGSTPSPTPDGPVLVHVVGHVAAPGVVELRPGARVVDAVDAAGGLTDGADPGSVNMARVVADGEQVWVGAPGEDPPAGWVAGAPAGEPAGTGAGGVVAGTEAPAALVDLNRATQADLEELPGIGPVTAGRILAWREEHAGFTTVEELLEVSGIGDRTLEQLAPLVTVGP, encoded by the coding sequence ATGGACTCGGGGGACATGGAGGCCCTGCACCAGGGCAGGCACCGCAGACGACGTGCGTCGGTCGAGGGCGACGACCGCCGGGACGACGGCGGGCTCGGGGACGGCGAGCAGGTGGGGAGCGGCGGGCACTGGGAGGACGAGCAGGTGGCGAGCGACGGGGGCCCCGGGAGCGGCGGGCTCGCTGGCGAGGGCGGGCACGTGGAGGAGGTGCGGCTGGTGCCGGTGCCGGGGGCGGGGCGAGGCGCCAGCATCGGGGTGGGTGCCCGGTCCGTCGGCGGTCTGCTCCTCGTCGCGGTGGTCGTGCTCGCGGTGCTGGGTGGGCGGTGGTGGTGGGTCGCGCAGCAGGCCACCGCGCTCCCGGATGCCAGCGCGCAGGAGCAGGGGGAGCCCGTGGTGTCGGGGTTCGTCGAGGGTGGGGGGCCGTCGGCGACCACGGGGGCGGACGCCGACGGCGATGCCGTCCTGCAGACGGGTGGGGGTGAGCGGGGTGTCGTCGCCCCGGGGGCCGGCGGGCCGGGTGCCGGGGCGGGGAGCACCCCGTCGCCCACCCCGGACGGGCCGGTCCTCGTCCATGTGGTCGGTCACGTCGCGGCGCCCGGGGTCGTGGAGCTGCGGCCGGGGGCCCGGGTCGTCGACGCCGTCGACGCGGCGGGCGGCCTGACCGACGGCGCCGATCCGGGGTCGGTCAACATGGCCCGGGTCGTGGCCGACGGCGAGCAGGTATGGGTGGGGGCGCCCGGCGAGGACCCTCCCGCGGGGTGGGTCGCCGGAGCCCCGGCCGGCGAGCCCGCGGGGACCGGTGCCGGCGGCGTGGTGGCCGGTACCGAGGCCCCCGCGGCGCTGGTCGACCTCAACCGGGCCACCCAGGCGGACCTGGAGGAGCTCCCGGGCATCGGCCCGGTGACCGCCGGCCGCATCCTGGCCTGGAGGGAGGAGCACGCGGGTTTCACCACCGTCGAGGAGCTGCTGGAGGTGAGCGGCATCGGCGACCGGACCCTGGAGCAGCTGGCGCCGCTGGTCACCGTCGGGCCATGA